The following coding sequences are from one Photobacterium angustum window:
- a CDS encoding DUF4381 domain-containing protein — protein MTTPAPPSSLIKGLVEISIPESVPWIPQTIGWWILIGILLLIVSWKIYCLVKLYIHNRYRREALEDLRLIDCDNPAQACAALFSVIKRVTVHLIDKSAPYEGKALLNLIQTTLPTANNGDSVTVIDPELFQRFSASLWLPDENCLLTPIQVDALKKQCVIWLKTHQRPE, from the coding sequence ATGACGACGCCAGCTCCACCTTCCTCATTAATTAAAGGATTAGTTGAAATATCTATTCCAGAATCAGTACCGTGGATCCCACAAACTATTGGCTGGTGGATTTTAATTGGGATTTTATTATTAATTGTTAGTTGGAAGATCTACTGTCTGGTTAAGTTATATATTCATAACAGGTATCGTCGAGAGGCGCTTGAAGATCTTCGTCTTATAGACTGTGATAACCCAGCACAAGCTTGTGCGGCACTATTTTCAGTTATTAAAAGAGTCACAGTCCATCTTATTGATAAATCAGCTCCTTATGAAGGAAAAGCGCTGTTAAACCTTATCCAAACAACATTGCCTACCGCAAATAATGGAGATAGCGTTACTGTGATTGATCCAGAGTTATTTCAGCGCTTTTCTGCCAGTTTATGGTTACCCGATGAAAACTGTTTATTGACTCCGATACAGGTTGATGCACTTAAAAAGCAATGCGTAATTTGGCTTAAAACACATCAACGCCCAGAGTAA
- a CDS encoding vWA domain-containing protein, producing MDFSLTDIELAHPLWLLLLPLPLLIHYFLPGYKTKQKAIKVPYLSQLIKGLDLKTQDDTSLLKPSRWQKVLLCIAWCFMVFALTKPTILGEPQIREKIGRDVMVVVDLSGSMAEKDFKALDGKSISRLDAVKKVLAEFSQHRKGDRLGLILFGDAAFVQTPFTSDHQVWLSLLNETQVGMAGQSTHLGDAIGLTIKRFELHADKDNAPREKVAIVLTDGNDTNSVVPPLEAAKIAKAKGVRIHMIAVGDPLTVGEQALDMDIIDKVASLSGGKAFTALNRDELVDVYNAINKLEPQRYQSTTYRPKQSIHHYVIISLLVIYLLMFGRQFILSWRNKAY from the coding sequence ATGGACTTTTCATTAACCGACATTGAACTTGCTCATCCCTTGTGGTTGTTGCTATTACCTTTACCGCTATTGATACATTATTTTTTACCCGGTTATAAAACTAAACAAAAAGCGATAAAAGTCCCTTACCTTAGCCAACTTATAAAAGGCCTTGATCTCAAGACTCAAGATGATACGAGCTTACTTAAACCTAGCCGTTGGCAGAAAGTATTACTGTGTATTGCTTGGTGTTTTATGGTTTTCGCTTTAACAAAACCAACGATATTAGGTGAGCCGCAAATAAGGGAAAAAATTGGTCGAGATGTCATGGTAGTGGTCGATCTATCAGGATCAATGGCAGAGAAAGACTTTAAAGCGCTAGACGGTAAAAGTATTAGCCGTTTAGATGCAGTAAAAAAAGTGTTAGCGGAATTTTCTCAACACCGCAAAGGTGATCGTTTGGGATTAATTTTATTTGGTGATGCAGCATTTGTTCAAACCCCTTTTACCTCGGATCACCAAGTTTGGTTATCACTATTAAATGAAACCCAAGTGGGTATGGCAGGGCAAAGTACGCATCTCGGTGATGCAATCGGGCTTACGATAAAGCGGTTTGAATTGCATGCAGATAAAGATAATGCGCCGCGTGAAAAAGTCGCCATCGTACTAACAGATGGTAATGATACCAATAGTGTTGTCCCACCACTTGAAGCGGCAAAGATAGCAAAGGCTAAAGGGGTACGTATTCATATGATTGCGGTTGGCGATCCTTTAACGGTTGGAGAGCAAGCGCTTGATATGGATATTATCGATAAAGTGGCTTCTTTGTCAGGAGGAAAAGCATTTACAGCGTTAAATCGTGATGAATTAGTCGACGTTTATAATGCGATAAACAAGTTAGAGCCACAACGTTATCAAAGTACAACGTACCGACCTAAACAGAGTATTCATCATTATGTGATTATCTCTTTACTCGTGATTTATTTATTGATGTTCGGACGCCAATTTATTTTGTCGTGGCGAAATAAAGCGTATTAA
- a CDS encoding VWA domain-containing protein, producing MFNMEYWQQAISQFHFIRPGWLLLFIPFIAIIYQRWCRQDNAEWQHKLPPHLQKVLIVDNAGWKKQLPLKLLSLILFLTILVASGPSWQREPSPFGEDKSPLLIVLDSSYSMLEKDVAPSRLVRAKQKINDLLELREGGKTGLIVYAGSAHLAMPLTQDNAVFAPYLAAISPDVMPKDGKAAYKVMPIIKQQFANEDSPGTVLLITDGVMGSDYRDFEEYFQSTPQQLLILAVGDEDATSDFPVNIDSLKDMADRTGGKITMLSIDGNDVAWLVSNINAHMLMSKHSAMPWQDFGYYLLFPITLLMLLWFRKGWMVQWCTVLIVSGFLSLSSPNLYAQTEVVNTAVMKQEDKGLFDSLNQYWLDLWLTKDQQGQWYFNRSQFLTAAQHYQDPLRKGIAFYYASEFELAYEAFSQVESETMMFNAANALIHQREYVAARALLKQFLVQYPDNSSAKHNLLLVQQRIDEINQFSESQANTEEFQMAKNLPENKPKIAEGADEQVIESRDAKEQLSAENILADKEIANKWLQRVEADPKQFLQVKFQMQTQTQKDKR from the coding sequence ATGTTTAATATGGAATATTGGCAGCAAGCGATAAGCCAGTTTCACTTTATTCGTCCGGGATGGTTATTACTATTCATTCCTTTTATTGCGATTATCTATCAACGTTGGTGTCGACAAGATAATGCTGAATGGCAGCATAAGTTGCCGCCTCATCTGCAAAAAGTATTAATCGTTGATAATGCGGGATGGAAAAAGCAATTACCGCTGAAACTATTATCGCTGATTTTATTTTTAACAATATTAGTGGCAAGCGGGCCATCGTGGCAGCGTGAACCATCGCCTTTTGGTGAAGATAAAAGTCCGTTGCTCATTGTGTTAGATAGCAGCTACTCAATGTTAGAAAAGGACGTAGCACCGAGTCGCCTAGTAAGAGCAAAGCAGAAAATAAATGATTTACTCGAGCTAAGAGAGGGGGGAAAAACAGGGCTTATTGTTTACGCTGGCAGTGCGCATTTGGCGATGCCTTTAACGCAAGATAATGCCGTATTTGCTCCTTATTTAGCGGCTATTTCTCCTGATGTTATGCCGAAGGATGGCAAGGCGGCGTATAAAGTCATGCCTATTATTAAGCAACAGTTTGCTAATGAAGATAGCCCAGGAACGGTATTGCTTATCACCGATGGGGTGATGGGATCAGACTATCGTGACTTTGAAGAGTATTTTCAATCAACACCACAGCAATTGCTTATTCTTGCGGTTGGCGATGAAGATGCTACCAGTGATTTCCCCGTTAATATTGATTCTCTTAAAGATATGGCTGATCGCACGGGTGGAAAAATCACGATGCTTTCCATTGATGGAAATGATGTGGCGTGGTTAGTGAGTAATATCAACGCACATATGTTGATGAGTAAGCATTCAGCAATGCCTTGGCAAGATTTTGGTTATTACCTACTGTTTCCAATAACATTATTAATGTTGTTATGGTTTCGAAAAGGCTGGATGGTGCAATGGTGTACCGTGCTCATCGTTTCTGGTTTTCTATCGCTGTCGAGCCCTAACTTATATGCCCAGACAGAGGTTGTGAATACCGCAGTAATGAAGCAAGAGGATAAAGGACTATTTGATTCTCTCAATCAATATTGGCTTGATTTATGGTTAACCAAAGATCAGCAAGGTCAGTGGTATTTTAATCGCTCGCAGTTTTTAACCGCGGCTCAACATTATCAAGATCCATTACGCAAAGGGATCGCCTTTTATTATGCCTCTGAGTTTGAATTAGCTTATGAAGCGTTTTCACAAGTTGAATCTGAAACCATGATGTTCAATGCAGCCAATGCATTAATTCATCAACGAGAATATGTAGCGGCAAGAGCGTTATTAAAGCAGTTCTTAGTCCAGTACCCTGATAATAGCTCTGCGAAACATAATTTATTACTTGTGCAGCAACGGATTGATGAAATAAATCAGTTCAGTGAAAGCCAAGCCAATACTGAAGAATTCCAAATGGCTAAGAACCTTCCTGAAAATAAGCCAAAAATTGCAGAAGGGGCTGATGAGCAAGTTATAGAATCAAGGGATGCAAAAGAGCAATTAAGCGCTGAAAATATATTAGCAGATAAGGAAATAGCCAATAAATGGCTACAACGAGTAGAAGCGGATCCTAAACAGTTTTTACAGGTGAAATTTCAGATGCAAACGCAGACTCAGAAGGATAAACGTTAA
- a CDS encoding BatD family protein has translation MRYVSFLFIIFNVLLYPVRAETVKNSDFESLLANHQVDIQTSIAEQNNDEKQSQIAVNQQVRLVVDVSSTTWFSGGTKIAPIDVPQLVVQQNDLRAMNYARSQQGQTWSHQRWEIPFYPQRAGAFVIPAIAIEITVALENGNNATGVIYTKPQKIMVTDANIEQSKGQALLASSKVKLDQQWNTNGSDKYEVGDAIEREVTLVADDYLAMLLPPLLSSDISGNAHRYSEPVILQDTSNRGHRIATRIEKDTYILQTGGTIDIPDIELKWWNTQTQEIETLTLEGKVIVVKHTLSSWLKAYWGYLFAAFLVIILCVYFLRRINAYYKTHPLPDALIFKKALKEKDWPVVRLYLYRRLYTKTRLLELKKLSETKWWQTKSNVIQSEQLDGKKLWKTWFAIKSKSE, from the coding sequence ATGCGCTATGTTAGCTTTTTATTCATTATCTTTAATGTCTTGCTCTATCCGGTAAGGGCTGAGACTGTTAAAAACAGTGATTTCGAGTCACTGCTTGCAAACCATCAGGTAGATATACAAACGAGTATTGCTGAGCAAAATAATGATGAAAAACAATCCCAAATAGCTGTGAACCAACAAGTACGATTAGTTGTTGATGTATCCAGTACAACTTGGTTTAGCGGTGGGACAAAAATTGCTCCGATCGATGTGCCTCAACTGGTTGTACAACAAAATGACTTACGAGCGATGAATTATGCTCGTTCTCAACAAGGTCAGACGTGGTCACATCAACGATGGGAGATCCCGTTTTATCCGCAAAGAGCAGGGGCTTTTGTGATTCCTGCCATTGCGATAGAAATTACCGTTGCGTTAGAAAATGGGAATAATGCGACGGGTGTGATTTATACCAAGCCACAGAAAATCATGGTGACTGACGCCAATATAGAACAATCAAAAGGGCAAGCATTGTTAGCGTCATCAAAGGTTAAGCTGGATCAGCAATGGAATACGAATGGCAGTGACAAGTATGAAGTAGGTGATGCAATTGAGAGAGAAGTTACCTTAGTGGCTGATGATTACCTTGCTATGCTGTTACCGCCATTATTGTCGTCTGATATTTCTGGTAACGCTCATCGATATAGTGAGCCTGTTATATTGCAGGATACGAGTAACCGTGGCCATCGTATTGCAACAAGAATAGAGAAAGATACCTATATATTACAAACAGGTGGAACAATTGATATACCTGATATTGAGCTGAAATGGTGGAATACTCAAACACAAGAAATAGAAACATTAACCTTAGAGGGAAAGGTCATTGTTGTTAAACATACGCTTTCTTCGTGGTTAAAAGCATATTGGGGTTATTTATTCGCCGCCTTTCTTGTGATTATTTTATGTGTGTATTTTCTTAGAAGAATCAATGCTTATTATAAGACGCATCCATTACCTGATGCATTGATATTTAAAAAAGCATTAAAAGAAAAAGACTGGCCAGTGGTGAGATTATATTTATATCGACGTTTGTATACGAAGACTAGACTTTTAGAGCTTAAGAAACTCTCTGAAACAAAGTGGTGGCAAACGAAGAGTAACGTTATTCAGTCTGAACAATTAGATGGAAAGAAACTCTGGAAAACATGGTTTGCAATAAAAAGTAAAAGTGAGTGA
- a CDS encoding YbaK/EbsC family protein, translating to MATAISVQQYLSHHHIELKLVHHRPTDSSFNSAISAHVPTTKLAKSVILKDQQHNYLMAVIPANRRVMLDKVSKITGKQYCIVGEHELSSLFQDCSPGAIPNIGQIYHLDMIVDDMLFDIDDIYLEAGDHENLIHLTTEQFKKVMTNISHHTISGYRMLFTQQHESSYWDWE from the coding sequence ATGGCCACAGCAATCTCTGTCCAACAATATTTATCACACCATCATATTGAGCTTAAGCTAGTCCACCATCGTCCTACCGATTCATCATTTAATTCAGCAATATCAGCGCATGTTCCCACAACGAAGTTAGCTAAATCTGTCATATTAAAAGATCAACAACATAATTATCTCATGGCTGTGATACCGGCAAATCGTCGTGTCATGTTAGATAAGGTGAGTAAAATTACGGGTAAACAGTACTGTATTGTTGGTGAGCATGAACTGTCATCGCTATTCCAAGACTGTAGCCCTGGCGCGATCCCTAATATAGGGCAGATCTATCATCTTGATATGATCGTCGATGACATGCTGTTTGATATCGACGACATTTATCTTGAAGCGGGTGATCATGAAAATCTTATTCACCTCACCACAGAGCAATTTAAAAAAGTCATGACCAACATCAGTCACCATACGATCAGTGGCTACAGAATGTTATTTACTCAACAGCATGAAAGTAGCTATTGGGATTGGGAGTAA